In a genomic window of Callithrix jacchus isolate 240 chromosome 22, calJac240_pri, whole genome shotgun sequence:
- the BCAM gene encoding basal cell adhesion molecule — translation MEPPDAPAWACGALLLAVLLAAHPDAQAEVHLSVPPLVEVMRGEPVTLDCTPTGTHDHYVLEWFLTDRSGARPRLASAEMQGQGSELQVTVHDSRGRSPPYQLDPWGRLVLAEAQVSDERDYMCVVRAGAAGTAEATARLSVFAKPEATEVSPNRGTLSVMEDSAQEIATCHSRNGNPAPKITWYRNGQPLAVPVEMNPEGYMTSRTVREASGLLSLMSTLYLRLRKADRDASFHCAAHYSLPEGRHGRLDSRTFQLTLHYPTEHVQFWVGSPSTPAGWVREGDTVQLLCRGDGSPSPEYTLFRLQDKQEEVLNVNLEGNLTLEGVTRGQSGTYGCRVEDYDAAEDVQLSKTLELRVAYLDPLELSEGKELSLPLNSSATVNCSVQGLPTPALRWTKDSVPLSDGPMLSLSSITFDSNGTYVCEASLPTVPVLSRTRNFTLLVQGSPELKALDTEPTADGSWREGDEVTLICSARGHPEPKLTWSQLGGSPAERVPGRQGWVSSSLTLKVTSALSRDGISCEASNPHGNARHVFHFGTVSPQTSQAGVAVMAVAVSVGLLLLVVAVFYCMRRKGGPGCRCRREKGAPPPGEPELSHSGSERPEQTGLLMGGASGGARGGSGGFRDEC, via the exons ATGGAGCCCCCGGACGCACCGGCCTGGGCGTGCGGGGCGCTGTTGCTCGCAGTCCTGCTGGCGGCGCACCCAG ATGCCCAGGCGGAGGTGCACCTGTCTGTGCCTCCGTTGGTGGAGGTGATGCGAGGAGAGCCTGTCACCCTGGACTGCACCCCTACGGGAACCCACGACCATTATGTGCTGGAATGGTTCCTT ACTGACCGCTCAGGAGCTCGCCCCCGCCTGGCCTCCGCGGAGATGCAGGGCCAGGGCTCAGAGCTCCAGGTCACAGTGCACGACAGCCGGGGCCGCAGTCCCCCGTACCAGCTGGACCCCTGGGGGCGCCTGGTGCTGGCTGAGGCCCAGGTCAGTGACGAGCGAGACTACATGTGCGTGGTGAGGGCAGGGGCGGCAGGCACTGCCGAGGCCACCGCGAGGCTCAGCGTGTTTG CAAAGCCAGAGGCCACCGAGGTCTCCCCCAACAGAGGAACACTGTCTGTGATGGAGGACTCTGCCCAGGAG ATCGCCACCTGCCATAGCAGGAACGGGAACCCGGCCCCCAAGATCACGTGGTATCGCAACGGGCAGCCCCTGGCGGTGCCCGTGGAGATGAACCCAG AGGGTTACATGACCAGCCGCACCGTCAGGGAGGCCTCGGGCCTGTTGTCCCTCATGAGCACCCTCTACCTGCGGCTCCGCAAGGCCGACCGAGACGCCAGCTTCCACTGCGCCGCTCACTACAGCCTGCCCGAGGGCCGCCATGGCCGCCTGGACAGCCGCACCTTCCAGCTCACCTTGCACT ATCCCACGGAGCACGTGCAGTTCTGGGTGGGCAGCCCGTCCACCCCAGCGGGCTGGGTGCGTGAGGGTGACACTGTCCAGCTGCTCTGCCGGGGTGACGGCAGCCCCAGCCCGGAGTACACGCTTTTCCGccttcag GACAAGCAGGAGGAAGTGCTGAATGTGAATCTTGAGGGAAACTTGACGCTGGAGGGGGTGACCCGGGGCCAGAGTGGGACCTACGGCTGCAGAGTAGAGGACTACGACGCCGCGGAGGACGTGCAGCTCTCCAAGACGCTGGAGCTGCGTGTGGCCT ACCTGGATCCCCTGGAGCTCAGTGAGGGGAAGGAACTTTCCTTACCCCTGAACAGCAGTGCAACCGTGAACTGCTCCGTGCAAGGCCTGCCCACCCCTGCCCTACGCTGGACCAAG gACTCCGTTCCCTTGAGCGATGGCCCCATGCTGTCACTCAGTTCCATCACCTTTGATTCCAATGGCACCTATGTATGTGAGGCCTCCCTGCCCACAGTCCCGGTCCTCAGCCGCACCCGGAACTTCACGCTGCTGGTCCAAG GTTCGCCAGAGCTAAAGGCACTGGATACGGAGCCCACGGCAGATGGCAGCTGGAGGGAAGGAGACGAGGTCACGCTCATCTGCTCCGCCCGCGGCCATCCAGAGCCCAAACTCACCTGGAGCCAGCTTGGGGGCAGT CCCGCAGAGCGGGTCCCCGGAAGGCAGGGCTGGGTGAGCAGCTCTCTGACCCTGAAAGTGACCAGTGCCCTGAGCCGTGACGGCATCTCCTGTGAGGCCTCCAACCCCCACGGGAACGCGCGCCACGTCTTCCACTTCGGCACGG TGAGCCCCCAGacctctcaggctggagtggccGTCATGGCCGTGGCCGTCAGCGTGGGCCTCCTGCTCCTCGTCGTTGCTGTCTTCTACTGCATGAGACGCAAAGGGGGCCCCGGCTGCCGCTGCCGGCGAGAGAAGGGAGCTCC GCCGCCAGGGGAGCCAGAGCTGAGCCACTCAGGGTCGGAGCGGCCTGAGCAGACCGGCCTTCTCATGGGAGGTGCCTCTGGAGGAGCCCGGGGTGGCAGCGGGGGCTTCAGAGATGAG TGCTGA